In a single window of the Cupriavidus basilensis genome:
- a CDS encoding DUF1439 domain-containing protein has product MLLAASAWAGYNVWTGDYTFSRQELQDAVDKRFPARLRYAQVLDVQLTHPRLLLDEANNRVTTQMDAQVSNTLLPAPPINGTLSLSSGLRYDPAKRAVLLDNPSVERVQVAGMPAQYGEQLNAIGAVVAQQLLRDYPLYTFKPEELHVAGKDVEPGAITVLADGIKVQVNTR; this is encoded by the coding sequence CGGCGACTACACATTCTCTCGCCAGGAATTGCAGGACGCCGTCGACAAACGTTTCCCGGCAAGGCTGCGCTACGCCCAGGTGCTCGACGTCCAGCTGACGCATCCGCGCCTGCTGCTCGACGAAGCCAACAACCGCGTGACCACCCAGATGGATGCACAGGTCAGCAACACCTTGCTGCCCGCGCCACCGATCAACGGCACGCTTTCACTGAGCAGCGGGCTCAGGTACGACCCGGCCAAACGCGCCGTGCTGCTCGACAATCCTTCCGTCGAACGCGTCCAGGTTGCCGGCATGCCGGCGCAATACGGCGAGCAACTGAACGCCATCGGCGCCGTCGTGGCGCAGCAACTGCTGCGCGATTACCCGCTTTACACGTTCAAGCCGGAAGAATTGCACGTTGCCGGCAAAGACGTCGAGCCGGGCGCCATTACCGTGCTGGCCGACGGCATCAAAGTCCAGGTCAATACGCGTTAA
- a CDS encoding fumarate hydratase, translating to MAVAKKVATSAAAKTKPAAAKKAAVPAKKASVLARELAAAKKGLLKLRADAKKAIETAKREIKVAAEAAKKAVLAEKQAAKEKLAAQKAKAKPAAKKPVVKAAVAKKAAKPAAAKKAAAPKAAAPKAAAPKAAAPKAAAPKKAVVKAARKPAAPKKAVAVKVEAEAPVAAK from the coding sequence ATGGCCGTAGCAAAGAAAGTCGCAACCAGCGCAGCAGCAAAGACCAAGCCGGCAGCCGCCAAGAAGGCAGCAGTTCCCGCGAAGAAGGCCAGCGTGCTGGCTCGCGAACTGGCCGCTGCAAAGAAGGGCCTGCTGAAGCTGCGCGCTGATGCAAAGAAGGCGATCGAAACTGCTAAGCGCGAAATCAAGGTCGCAGCTGAAGCCGCCAAGAAGGCTGTGCTGGCTGAGAAGCAAGCCGCCAAGGAAAAGCTGGCTGCACAAAAGGCCAAGGCCAAGCCGGCTGCGAAGAAGCCGGTGGTGAAGGCTGCCGTGGCAAAGAAGGCTGCAAAGCCGGCCGCCGCCAAGAAGGCAGCAGCTCCCAAGGCAGCAGCACCGAAGGCCGCCGCCCCGAAGGCAGCTGCTCCGAAGGCAGCAGCACCGAAGAAGGCCGTCGTGAAGGCAGCCCGCAAGCCGGCAGCGCCGAAGAAGGCCGTGGCCGTCAAGGTCGAGGCAGAAGCGCCTGTCGCCGCGAAGTAG
- a CDS encoding DUF938 domain-containing protein, with translation MPNQDGQHDARRMAPATDRNRDAILAVLRRVLPQSGLVLEIASGTGQHAAYFSAALAGLTWQPSDPDAAARESIAGWAEHAGLANVLAPLALDVRQQPWGIEAAQAVVCINMIHIAPWSAAEALFAGAGRLLPAGGVLYLYGPYRRNGEHTAPSNAAFDAQLRSANAEWGVRNMEDVAALGEAEGFRMDEPIPMPANNFSLVFRK, from the coding sequence ATGCCGAACCAAGACGGCCAACACGACGCGCGCCGCATGGCGCCGGCCACCGACCGCAACCGCGACGCCATCCTGGCCGTGCTGCGGCGGGTCTTGCCGCAGAGCGGCCTGGTGCTGGAAATCGCCAGCGGCACCGGCCAGCACGCCGCCTATTTCTCCGCCGCGCTGGCGGGGCTGACCTGGCAGCCGAGCGACCCGGACGCCGCGGCGCGCGAGTCGATCGCGGGCTGGGCCGAGCATGCCGGGCTGGCCAATGTGCTTGCGCCGCTGGCGCTGGACGTGCGCCAGCAGCCCTGGGGCATCGAGGCGGCGCAGGCGGTGGTGTGCATCAACATGATCCACATCGCGCCATGGTCTGCGGCCGAGGCGCTGTTTGCCGGGGCCGGGCGCTTGCTGCCAGCCGGCGGCGTGCTTTACCTGTATGGCCCGTATCGGCGCAATGGCGAACATACCGCGCCGAGCAATGCCGCCTTTGACGCGCAGTTGCGCAGCGCGAACGCCGAATGGGGCGTGCGCAATATGGAAGATGTGGCGGCGCTGGGCGAGGCCGAGGGCTTTCGCATGGACGAGCCAATCCCGATGCCGGCCAATAATTTCAGCCTGGTATTCCGAAAATAG